In Oryzias latipes chromosome 6, ASM223467v1, the sequence AACTCCAAACCCTAGTCTCTGACTTTTAATTTCAGAGACTCAGAGACATGTGTGCTGATTTTTATACTTTCAGTATCACAGCACCTCCATGAGTTTGATCTGTCGTTCTCGCTCCTCCAGCACGGCCGTGttcctctcctccagctcctccacccTTTGCTCCAGCTGCCGGCCCCTCAGCTgggcctcctgctgctccttgcGACACCTCTGCAGATCGTCCTCTAGAGGAAGCAGCTGGCCAGAGATCCAACAACCGTTTCAGATAAAGTTACATGTTGTCTTTTAATGCTGGACTGAAACCAGCCAGTTAGGTTCTGTTTGAACACAgatttcagtcatttttccttaaatcttcttagggggaaaaaactcaGACACTAGGGAACCGGCTGTTTTTTCACCCGTCACTGACCTGTTTTTTTATGGTGACTAAGTCTACTAAACGTTCATACTGAAGAACTAGATAAAAAAGGGACCAAACCTCTTCCTGCAGTTTTTTAGCTGCCTGTCTGGCTTTCTCCAGCTCTGCTCCCTTTTCCTGCAGCTGCCTCCGCAGTTCAGCCAACTCCCTCTGACTCCTCTCTCTGGCCTCATCAACCTGGTTCTGAAGCACGTCTGTGGATGCCTCACACTCCTCCATGATGTTATTCATCTGAGCACGCAGATAAGCAAGACAATCATCACATATGTGGACGAAAGGGATTAAAGAGGCTATGTCAGCACACAAGTTATCAGCTATTTCATCAGATCTAATGCAGCTTTAGCctaaaaaacagactgttaGGCCTCATTTGTCTCAAGAAGTATGCACAGATCCCCCACAAGGTCTAATGAATTGTAAATTTTTGTCCTTCGCTTACCTTTCTCTGCAGTTGCTCCATAGCTCTGTCCTGCAGCCTCCTCTCATCTTCCAGCTCGGCTTTTGTCTTCCACAGTTCCTCAATTTGTTTCCTCTCTTCTTTAAGCTTCTCCTTCAGTTCCCTGTGCTCATGGTTTAGTTTGGTCAGCTTACCCTTAAAATATAAAGAAGAGTATCCAGACTATCATCTCACGTcttaatattttcatatttattctcaaagtttcgttttttttttttacctgaacaTCCTCCAAACGAGAGAGTAATGACTTGTTTGACTGACACATCTCTTCCTCATTCCTCCTCACATCCATCAGCATCTCCTCCATCTGCTGCTTTTCCCTCTGAGGATGGAAGGAAACAAGAGGGATATTTGTAGCTTTTTCACAGACAGAAGTAACTACCATTTCTTTTTGTGCGTTTTTTGCGTTGTTCTCACCTCCAGCTGCTTTGCTCTCTGCTCCATCACTCTCTCTGTGGTTTTGGATTCCTGGATGGCCTGACTCAGCTGATCGACCTTGCTGGCTAAATCTCGCACTTTTCCTTTCAGCTGATCTCTCTCCTGACTCAGGTCCTTCATCTGCACCTTAACCACACCTCTCTCTTGCTCAGCTTCAACCTTCTCCTGACCCAGCAGAGAAtttctctaaaaaacaaaaaccgaCGATTCGTCCAAAAACAAATTCCAACTGCACAAGACAtgattttctatatttttaccTCCGTAGCTAGCTCCAAATCTGTGAGAAGATTTCTAAGCTCCACTTCGTATTCATCCTTCAGTGCAGCTATGTACTTGTCATGAGTCTCTGTCTCCTCTTTAAATGCCCCCTTCAGATCCTTGAGCTCCCTCTCCACGTGGTGCAGCACctcctcctgttcctctttcATCTGAAGCATCACCTGGAAGTCTATCCGCAGTTGGGCCAAATCCTGACAAAAGCGTATTAgcacaaacagtacacaaagTAGTGAAAAAAGTAACAATATTTTGTTGCATGTGGGAACATTTGGCTAAATATGATATATTTTACCTTGAGAAGCACTTCTTTCTCTGTGTGTATCACATCTGCCTTCTTGGCTTGGTCCAACTCATCATGCATGTCAgagagctgctgctgaaggTCTTTCATCTCTgcctttgttctttctttttctgttttcatttcagtCAGCCTGACAACAAAAGCCAAGACATCTACATTTGACAtccatattttacattttggaaTGACACAATAATATGAAAGTTTCCCAAATGCTTGATCGGATTGGAAAAATACTAAATTCATTCAAATGTCTAAGATTTTTAAAACTAAGTAATTCTGGTGTTTATAAAAGAGTATCCAGTATCCACATGAAAATAAGATCATAAAGAagatcattttacattttttaataaaaagccaTTCAAGTCCTAATCCAactatcttttgatctatcatAAAACTgtacccagtggtcttttaattatgatttttccatttttagccaaaataaaaaagcctctgttctttcctaggacatagtttctgcagagcagcaactgGATAGAAAGAGTGCAGTTTGTTTGCCAAAAGAAACTTCAATCCATTTTCTAGACCTGCTTTATCCCTTTtagggtcactgggttgctggagcctattgcATATAGTGCCAGGTGAAGGTAAGGTACAAGCTGGGGGGTTTGCCAGTCCATCGCAGGGCAACACAGAGACAAATAAGCAGGCACACTTACATTCacatctagggacaatttagagccaCCAATTAATCTACACAGCATGCTTTTGGACTCTGGGATGAAACTAGAGTGTCAGGAGAAAATCCCAAGCATTTACGGAGAGGATATgaaaactccacaaagaaggCTCTCAGCTGGGGTTTAAACCAGGGCTTCCTTCCTGTAAAGCAAGAAAGCGAACCGCtacgccaccgtgcagccccagaAGAAATGAATTTTAAGACTTATGGAGgctgttttctcattttcacaTTCTTGTATTCATAATCACTGAGAACCAAAAACGGATGCACTTTAAAGTGCTTTGGAAACAAGAGCTTTAATGAGAATTTTCTCCACCAATTACTGCTGTAACTGCAAACACAACATCAGAGTCCAGACACTTCAGCTCATAGGCACAAGTTTCTGCCAAAGAGCTCACATCCACACACAGAACAGTCAGATTAAATGTTGGTGCAACAGATTTTAACGAGGAGGGAGGATTACTTCCACATACTGACTGATCATTCAAACTTGGACTTTGCATGTTTTAATTGCAAATTACAGAGATGTCATAGAAATGGGTTGAaaatcaaaatatgaaaaaaggttGATGTGTTTTTGGTAATTACGCAGTTTCAAGATGTCTGACAATATGATTTGTTTATGATCTGTTTACTTCAGAGAAGGAACAGGACATCATTTCTGTACAGTTGGGAGGAAGCTGCAAtacaaaggttgaaaaacaaagcacaaaaataaGAACCCTACAGTTCAATGTGGGATGGATTTTTGCACAAGCAGAAGTAGCAGAattgaaaaaagaagtaaaaaccaGTGGTAGTAATCttaactttaaattattttttaattcaaaaaatgcaaaagtatGTTTTCAATCTAATCTGAGCAAAACACTACCACCCCATTAAACTGACACACAAAGTACTGCACTAAAAATTCTGTACTTTACTAATtcacatttgctgtttttgtgtttcatgtttttggctgctcctgattcacaatgatttagataaagaaattcttagaaatgcaaatttgagcttaattaATGTAAGtaattctgttttcattttaattttatttgatgttttaaaatTCACATTCTTACTGGTGTTTAGTGGACTGAAGTTCTGCCTCTACGACAGCCAGCTTGTCCCTCAGGTTGCGGATCTCCGCCTGACTCTTGACCAGCTCCTCATGAAGTTTCTTCTTCTCAGTCCTTGCTTTCTCAAAGGCCTTTGCCAAAGTCATTTCATTCTGGAAACCCACACAGGCAAACGTAATACATTATAGAAGCCGGAGCTTAAAAAGAGGCAAGTAAAACAAGATGGAGAAAAGCATCAAACCTTAATCTCAatttctacttttttctttaactgtgaCACTTCTTTCTCCAGAGATGCTTGTTTGTCCTGCAGCAGTTTCACCTCCGCTTCATAGCCCTGCATgtgaggaaaacacaaacacttgcTGAAGACTTTGAAACAGATGTTTGATGAAACGGaacagttttcatcatcagtgaACTTCTCACTCTCTCCTCGTCTTCTGTGCTTTCAGCCGTCCTCCACTTTAATTTGTCGACTCTTTTCAGCAGCAAGTTGACTTTTCTTTGAACGGTGAAATCATCATCAGTTGTCCTGAAAAGCAATTTCAAGCATTTTGAGACATTTGAGACATTGCAATAGTAAAATGCAATAGTAAAATTACTCGAGTAATTTTTTGAcgatggtttaaaaataaactgcattaaGTGTGCAAAAGATAATCACACAATTTCAGCCTATGTCTCAGGCTTGCACAGGAAAGATTTGGGCAAATGTTTGAGATTTTCTGTGAGAAAGAGTTATTTTATCAGTACAAAGAATGTCCATGGCTAACATTCCTAACTACTGTGGGATTGAGTGTGTGCAGCTGGAACAGCAACCAGATTCTACAGTCTGCTTATGATCAAACCTCAAACTCATCCCTATAAACAAGCTGCAAATATGGTTAAAAGCAAAGTAAATCATAACATCAGTTGTTTTAAAATCATAACTAAAgattcaaactttcacctaaagggttgaaaatgtaataattgaGGATAATAATCTAAAACTTGTCTAAGTGTATGCAAATCTTTGCCTCTGCATCATCATGCAGAGACCACAGGAATCATTAGACAGCAGAAATCTGCTTCAATTCTGGGATCTTAATGAGtttctttcaaaaatcttcTGCAATGGTACTTTCAAGATTGACTAATCTAATCAAGATTTTGGTCAttccaaaatagttttttcactCATTTCAGGAATCAAACTGAACCTAAATCCTTGTTTTATAGAAATCACAATCGACTTAGACTTAGATTTTATTCCTATAAATCAAAAAtatcactatttttttttattatcgaAGGGTATGCTTAAAATTATGTATCTGAAAAAGGGCTTTAAACCATGATATTACCACAACTGTGCTTTTGATTAGTTAATTATCTTCTTGATCAAGCAACTACCtgcttattttttaacaaaataagcAGAAAAGCTTGATATGAACTTTTTCAAgtcaaattttaatttattaggTCAAAATTTTATTTGGAGAAACCAACATTTTATataatgtctttttaaaatcccactcctatcatcttttgatttattgttaaagtgttcccagtggtcttttaattatgattaggcagttttttagccaaaacaaaaatagtgtCCTTTTCTAgtacatactttctgcagagcgacaggagtttattaaattcacctctgagttgtaagAAGGACTGTTGGCATGTAGTGCCTAGCttcctttcccatcatccctttgtgtaCACTCTccaactagcttacagctcctcataACCCCAAggtaacattagcagtgcaacaaaaatggcaagcaatattggagctattcagctgtacagttttgagccagatcttAGCTCGGATTAGTAAAACATAGACATACCTgggtctatttgtctgcaagcggatgcatcagaatggagtggagctggGAGCCCAttgtagtttgtatgtaacaactacaagatttttcaaatggcattttttcattgcctcctgattcacaatggtttaaaaaaggaatactcagaaatgcagtttttatcctaattttctatatatatgtcaacatcatgagaaaaatcctacaagaacatgttggaaACActacaaacatgattttcactGAAGTAGGTCTTCAAAGATTCAAAAGATTTAAATTGTTTAACAGAAATAATGTGAAAAGCTTAGAATATTTTGTGAATAGTGGATTTTTGACTACTGATGACTTTACTTAATCAGCAGATCAGTTGATATTTAGTGAGCTCAAGAGGTCTCAGGCTGTTTACTCTTATTATTTACAGATTGCCATGACAGTTGTTCATCCGTGTTTAAAGGAGTGCACTGCAAATAAAGCTGCATGCTCTTAAAAGTTCTGCCTTCGCTTCTGTAGCTTAACCCAAGTGTGACTAAATAAAGAGGTGTGGGGTGAGGGTGGGGGCTTACCCATTTTTCAGGTACGTGAACAAAATGAGCTTTGTTGCATCTTCAGGTGGATCAGCTGAGAGCTCCTGCTGTCCTCTCAGAAGATCAGGAGTAACCTTGTTGGgaagcacacacaaaaatcacTACACTTTTCAAACTGACAAAACTTTACCCAAAAGCTGGGCTGCTTACCGGTGCGTCCCTTTGTTCAGATTCCACACTTTGATCCAGACGAGGTTTAGAAACAGAAAGGGTCTCTGCTCTGTGAAACACTTTGGCAGTCTGCTGTGAAACTGTGTCTTTGCTTAACTTCGGGTTTGGCCTACTCTCCTCTACTGTGCTTGTTAACGGGGATTCTCTAGAGAGCAATCGAGCCCTGGCAGAACCAGGAGGATACATCCCAGCTGTGGTTTCGCCCCTGATGCCCTTCAGAGATGAGGACCTTGAGGATGAAGGGGACGAGGAAGAGGAGTCTGAGGTTCGACTGTTGTCTACGCTGCGTGACCTCCGGAGTGCTTCTGGATCCACTTTGTTCCTCGGACCCCTTCCTCTCCTCAGGTTGCTGTTGAACTGGCTAATGAGTCTCCCTACAGACATAATGGAGTCTGTCTCCACTGAGCTCGGGGACTGCGCAGGAACTTGTCCGCTTGAGGGAGGAATCTCACTCTGGATCACTTCAGAAAGATCATCTGCTGGACTTCCCACAGGCAGAGGGATCCTAGGTCTGTCTACAAGAGCAGATCTAGTTGTCTCAGCAGAAAACCCAGCCTTTCGAGGGTCATTTTGAGGAGTGATATGATCTAAGTTATTATTTTCAGGGTCGTAAGGTCTCAGGATCTCAGGATGTTTCTGATAATGAAGCGCAGAGGAATTTGTAGATATCTTTGTCTCAGATGGAGACCATCTTCCATCCACAGACCTTCTCACCATGCCAGGATTGTACCCCGCCTGGTGCGTTATGACAGAAACGTCTTTATGGGTTTCATGGCCAGAACTGTTCAGAACAACATAAGGTTGACCTTTAATGCCCTGAACTTGAACCTTCACTCCAAACAGGTTCTCCTGGCTTTTTCTGGCACTGTGCGGCAGCGGGCTGGCCTTCTGCATCCTCGAATCTGAAGAGCCGTTCAGCCTGTGAGCCTCCATCCTGCTATGAAAGCACATATTCAGATGGTAAAGGGAGACTAGACCAGCATGGGAGAGTGAATCAAAAACTGATGCATCAGGCCGGTCAggcaaaaaaagctgtttactAAACACTGTGACAACGTCGACAGTCCCACCGTGAGCACAGTGACAAAGATCACGGGAGCTCCCGTCCCAGCTGCACTCAGCCAACAAAAAGACAGAATAAATGGGCTCTGGTGAGTGGCTGATATTGCTGTGCAATGAAAACAGCTCCTCCTGTGTGTTAATGACAGGGAACTATTGTACAGCCAAAGCCGGGCCAACTGCATGACGATCTCAACTGGCCGAGACTGCCGAGGTGTCGTCACCCACTTCATGCTATAACacttgagaaaaatgtttgtctaCAAATACGTGACTGTGGGCCAGAGACACAAGAAGTGTTTGTTTAGgaagttttatgttttattttaggaCACCCTATCAGAGAGTGGACAATTTCATCAATACTATTCAAAAGCTACAGCTGATTAATATTTTACATTAGCACTACGTTAAACAAAACTTGTCAAGCTCTTTAAAACCAAAGATGTCGATTGATCTGAATGGACCAATATAAAGTTGGTTTCCTCtgattttaaagggttaaaaagatcACTTAACCCtcatgctatcttagatgaccccacccttactttgacgtgttctccctaccatgataaaggtggataaaggtggaaagatttcatgtaatccatggacaccagtgaagatcacaaaacattgaagaaaaatggttcagagcactgtctagtgggtctagatgacccaacattaaagtgcctagtatAACACAAGGTAAAACAAGTCTCTCTCGGGTTTTATTGAACACTGCTGTAAAATTTTTAAGGTTCTGTCTTTGAAATCTGCCTGCTGTGTTGTGGCTCAATGTGCACTGGACAGGTGATGGGCATGTAATCAGCCCAGGTACCATCACCATGTGGTTCTGGCAGGGCGTTCATGTTTACTTTGATCAAATACCAATTTTAACACAAGGGGAGGACATTTTAACACAGAAACAGGTTCTGGAATATTTTCATGTTTCCGATAAATCTGAGATGTTTTTGACTCGCAGGAATTTATTACTACAGAGCTGAAAGTGCTGATAAAGGCCGTCACATTGGTAAAATAAGTTTATCACTCCAAAGATTTAGGTGATGCTGGATTCTTATGTCCAGAGTTTGGACCAGCTTGTAGATTTGTTTGTATATCAGTTTATCTACAACAGTCCAAATGTGTAGTGCTAAAATCCCAAGCTTCATGGGGTgaatttaattctttaaaaaatcatggaTTAACAAGGCAAGCAACAATTTTACCTCTGAAACGTCCAAAAAATATGATATCACAGAAGGCTATTTGTTAAAAACAGAGGCGAGCAGCTGTATTTACTTGAATACATTACTTTGAGTAATGCCTACCTAAAAGTCTCACTCTGTCATACATTTAGGTTATATGTTGAACCACTGCACTTTTTCCACAACACTGAGCTAAGTTTATCCTACACACCAAAAATAGATTTATGTTCAGTATACTTTGAACTgaagaatgttgtttttaacacaatAGCATATCTAGTATAGTTTCAACATtctagctaaaaaaaaaacagttttgaaaataattaattttttttttattagataatTTCCCAATATAAATTTTAGACGTTATCTTAAAATTGTTACACATTACTAAAGCATAATTGTAATCAGatgctttttacttttaagtCAGTATTAGTCTACTTTACTAAAACTACATCAAGTAAGACTTTTCAATGCTTTATTGGCCTCTGGTTGAATCTAGTTATTTTCTaagctcttttttgtttttatttgattaaatgtggttaatttaatataatttacttgattttttttattaccaatTTGTAACACATCATGTGTAAAGTGGATTGTTTTTCTCCCTTCCTTTAAAAATACCTATATCACCTCCAAGAATGGCTAAAAAGTATTCTTATAATCACAAAGTATTTTCTGTCTAATATAAACTTTATTTCGGTACAACCCCCAGCTTATTATGGTAAAACTATGAGTATTTTCCTCAGTGCCGAATGTTCCTGTAAGATGGGGAGTGGCTgacaagaaaaaagttttaaaaattctaACAATCCTTAAACGCACCATTGCTCACGGCAGACCGTAGCGCCACGGAGCCAACTTTCCTGAGCAGTTCACGGTCATCGGGACTATATGTCATAGACTTACCGGCAGCCTGCGTCCAGTACGGATGGCGAGTCGTCCTCATCTGTCCGTTCAGAGAGCCCAGCCTCCGCGCCCGGCCGGACACGATCCCTCCGTCCCGCTCTGAGAGGCGTTCACGCCCCGCTTCGTCATACAGCACATGACTGCTCCACGCTTCTCCGTTTTTTACATTCTTACTTCACTCACCACGCTTTCAGAGATCAATGTGCAAACAACTAAGAATCACAAACCTTTAACTAGACACCTTACTGTAAACAGACTGTTTAGATCCTGCaacttatttagaaaaatccgTTCCTTGCGTTTTGCATGTTTTGCTATTATTTCATCTTGGTAAAAACCTGATGGGGACCTCAGGGTTCTTCCCAACATTTCATAAATTCTATATATACTGCATATGTTCAATTCTACTTAATCTTACAAAAATTTCTGACGTGTCTTTACACTTTCTAGTATAAtcaatacatttataaatttgTTTAATGCAACTTCTGAACTGCAATGTTAAAAAGAACCTTTCCTTTTAGGACGTAATGGGTTTTAATCACAATTAAGATGTTTTAAGAATAActactgttttttaaatctttattcaaGGAGActaaaaataattggaaaaaaaacatttattgctaCATTGTTATATTGACACATGCCTGAAAACTACTTCAACTGTACACAAACTTTACATGGCATTATGGAAgtatttcagtttgttttgtatttcatcCTCTGTTCATCAGATAATATCAAAGGTGGCATAAGGAATTCTGTAACACTGAGTTGTTAAAATGTGTCTTAatcttacaaaacaaaaacaaacattacaagtAAGATCAGGAACAAAAATGGAGACAATTTCGGGTTCTCAATACTTGTATAAAAGTATTAGAAATTGAAGGAAAAACTCAAACGTGCAACAAAGTTAGTTTGATTTGAAGAGTGTGATAACAATTGGATGAGAGACTGCATTCTCCAGGGTTTTAGATAATGCAATCATGGTAACAGTGtattaaacataaatatatagTACAAATGTACAAGCAGCAGACAATGTCGAGACAGTTTCTAGGAGATCTGCTCATTCACAGAATGCTCAAACTCCTGCAATATTCACACAGTCATGGCCCTCATTCATGCAcgaacataaacacacacacacacaacacaggacaaatgaatgttttgtctgaaaacacaaatgtgaGAATGTCATTTCTCTGAGCTCATTGGAAAGAATATTTGATAAATAGTGATGCACAGCAAAGGTTAGAGATAAACCCGTGCCTCTGTTAAGCTAAAGGTAACACCTTATGGTGATATATCACAAGAGATcaataaatatagaaaatatgtaCAAAACGTCTGCAGCTTACAATGCATATGTCTGCTACAATTTAAGTTCAGGCACAAAGTTAAAAGTCCATTTGGGAAGTGGGGAGATGATTGTTGGACTGCATCACACTTTCTGTTCACTGCTCCTGTCCTAAAGGAAAGAAGATGCTGGAAATCCGACGCTGGACAATCCTGGGATGTTTCTCATCTGATAATCAAAAGAAACAATCACTCAGAAAAAATAAGCATGACAAATACTCGTCTAAAAAAGTACTTTTCAATGAGCTTCATTTATAAAAGACTGTTTCTTTCGTTTGAATGTTTGCGCATTTGTTTTATCTAACGtactttaaagatccactctggttaaaatgctgttttttaagtttttaacatattcttctAGTGTTTTTCTATAGATGGAAGAaatctataaagaaaattaagattaaaatgcatttctaaatattgcttttttcaaaccgttatgaatcaggagctcATGGAATTACGTccttggaaaaagcttgtaagtgtgacaTAAAAACTACAGGCTCCCTGCCCATCTCagatctgatgcatccacttctatactaataaattaataataaaagatTTCCTCGTCAGAGggggcatttggctcaaaactgtacagctggatagctccaatattgctcgccatttttgttgcaccgctaatgtcagCTTGAgagtgtgaggagctgtaagccagcgggagagactgtaaacaaatggatatTGGGAAGGGGACGGGGTTACTCCCCCCCAACAGTCCCGTCCATAAGTCAGAGGTGAacacgacacaggttttttgattttggctaaaaacggcataatcctaattaaaagaccactggaaacactttgagaaTAGATGacaagatgatcagagaggaaCTTTAATCACTCATGACACATTTAACTGAATAAGCTTaacttttatataaaaatgttggaatttagTACTTGATGAAAGACGGCAAGTTGCCTCTGTAAGATGC encodes:
- the LOC101161482 gene encoding cingulin-like protein 1 — translated: MEAHRLNGSSDSRMQKASPLPHSARKSQENLFGVKVQVQGIKGQPYVVLNSSGHETHKDVSVITHQAGYNPGMVRRSVDGRWSPSETKISTNSSALHYQKHPEILRPYDPENNNLDHITPQNDPRKAGFSAETTRSALVDRPRIPLPVGSPADDLSEVIQSEIPPSSGQVPAQSPSSVETDSIMSVGRLISQFNSNLRRGRGPRNKVDPEALRRSRSVDNSRTSDSSSSSPSSSRSSSLKGIRGETTAGMYPPGSARARLLSRESPLTSTVEESRPNPKLSKDTVSQQTAKVFHRAETLSVSKPRLDQSVESEQRDAPVTPDLLRGQQELSADPPEDATKLILFTYLKNGTTDDDFTVQRKVNLLLKRVDKLKWRTAESTEDEERGYEAEVKLLQDKQASLEKEVSQLKKKVEIEIKNEMTLAKAFEKARTEKKKLHEELVKSQAEIRNLRDKLAVVEAELQSTKHQLTEMKTEKERTKAEMKDLQQQLSDMHDELDQAKKADVIHTEKEVLLKDLAQLRIDFQVMLQMKEEQEEVLHHVERELKDLKGAFKEETETHDKYIAALKDEYEVELRNLLTDLELATERNSLLGQEKVEAEQERGVVKVQMKDLSQERDQLKGKVRDLASKVDQLSQAIQESKTTERVMEQRAKQLEREKQQMEEMLMDVRRNEEEMCQSNKSLLSRLEDVQGKLTKLNHEHRELKEKLKEERKQIEELWKTKAELEDERRLQDRAMEQLQRKMNNIMEECEASTDVLQNQVDEARERSQRELAELRRQLQEKGAELEKARQAAKKLQEELLPLEDDLQRCRKEQQEAQLRGRQLEQRVEELEERNTAVLEERERQIKLMEGRMSHLEEDLNDERSSADRLMERLDKTKEQMDQLRNELLQERTIRQDLECDKMSLERQNKDLKGRLAHLEGSQKNNQDSVISKLNGRIQELEERLQGEEKENNNIQQANRKLERKVKELKMQADEERINLQSQTDQLTQRLKTAKRQMDEADEEIERLEHAKKKLQRDLDEQIEANEQLHGQLSALRNERRRKKKSASIIKVMEDDATDADDLGSD